The Diospyros lotus cultivar Yz01 chromosome 11, ASM1463336v1, whole genome shotgun sequence region ACCAAAAGCCAGGCCCACTACCTCCATCTACCACCATACAATCTCAACAACTCTGACCAAGATAATGCAATCCCAAGCCACagagaaaattaaagatgcATAATGCATTTgtcctcttctctttctctttctctttttcttttctctctctctctctttctcttctcttatgcAATCGAGGTTTAAATCTGTTAAGAGCTGACCTCATATGGaggttatttaatttatatggGTGAATGGAGTTTATCCACTATTATCTAATGTATTTATGAGTTTATCTGCTACACTCTTAAAAGAGAGTCAAACTTAAATAGTATtgttataattaaaaagaaattataacatacaatattttaaatcacataTTAAAACAATGCTCTATACCAAGTAATTCCTCAACATAATTTTATTGTCTCAAATTTTTAACCATTTCATTAGAGTTACAGTTTATAATTGTAAATTTTGTCTATTCatattgttcttaattgcttggGCCATGCCACCTTTAATAATACAAACTATGTCCCGGGCCCTTTAATAATACGAACTATCCCACCATTATCATGTGCcacattaaaataaataaaatattttgacattaTGAAGAtctattaataaaatgaatttccaaaatatcctttatatgttttaattttaaaaataaaaattaacactattaacaaaatttaaactcaaaataagcTTAATTTTACTATAGtaaatctcaattttattttgttgtatcATAAACAAAAGTTCATTAAAAGCTCAAAAGtctaaaataattctttaggttaaaaggtgtaaattttttcataaactaGAGTCACGCATAATGTACAAACTAGATAACTCTAATATTAGAAAATCTCTCAGaagattttacaaaaatgatagataattatccataaaaaaattaattttaaaagaattttgaaatattaagataaacatCATCCATATTCCAAAATATAAAGATAGGCGTTATTGTAATAATCCTGATCTTAGCAGGTTTTAAAATGTCAAGATAGACTTTATCTGtaataatcataattttaaattacttagAATTACTCTATacccctctataaataaatagatactcACTCTAAAAAATGTAAGTTACTAATATTAGTTTTAACACGACTTTCATCATCTTCAacatttgatttaaatattaaagtGTTTGCACAAGAATCTTTTAGTGCTTTCTAactgttttttttcttttcttttcttgcaaaTCTAAGTGGTTGGGGGACGACATTTTTTTGCCCCATACAGCAAATTAATAGGTGGGCCCATGGGATGGTGACTCCAAATCAACACCACcatagaaaagaagaaagaagtttAGGTTATCATGAAAATGGCATTACACTCAATTATACAAATAGCACCAAATTTTGCTACACTCAATGATTTGTCAATGCATGATAAAAATGAGTTGATTATGATAGTGCAATGAGTAGATGGTCTCCTTTAACCTATCATTTGAGGGGAATCATGAGATTGAATCAATCTCTTGTTAGACTTTcctaataataatatcattaaaaacCACACAAGAATTAAGGAAAGCATATGAGCCAAACTCACCTTCAAGTAACGAAATAGATTACCCACCCAGCTATGAGTCAAACTGAAATTTATGTACTGGGAacctaactttatttttttgttagattGCAATTGTACAATTTAGCTGCAttaatttgttcatttgttGGTTGGGTATTATTGGAAGGGTTCCTATCTTTCCTGACATTTCATTGTCACAAGTTCATGATTTAGCTTTATTTAATTCAGCAGATAGGACGGATcatctctctattttttcttccaattttcatgaaaattaacCTAATTTTcactaatataaatataaaaaaaaaacatgctttcgtagacaaaaataaaataagaacacGATTATATATGTTTGAATTTATTGGTTAATAATTGTCTAAGTATTCTCAATTCAATTCACGTATCTAAAGACGTGAAAATTAAGGTCGCGTCAtgtataattatacaaaaatttctaaataaataaaaaaatttacaaaaccccataataatattataatctaCCATCAATGATTTTGTGGGGgagaaatttgataaatttgtaaacaaaaaaaaaaaattatctcatgCATCATTTTTATTCCGACAAAATTAGGTCCACTCTAATTCAAATAAGTGATTGAACACCCCCTCTGGAGATACCAATTAGGGGACAACACACAATGTCTTTTTTTTATCAGTAAGTTAATCATATAccctttaaattttaattatttgacttGAAAATACTTTAAACTTTATAAATGTCCTAATCaatccttaatttttttaaaaaaaattagccatCACACCCCTTTCATTACTAATGATGTTAAGTAAACTAATTATACACTCCATGAACTTTGAGTTTTTATCTTAGACATTCCTAAAACTTTTAGGTGttattctctttgtcatttttggacaattttgtgttttcaaaaCACTACaaatgtgttctttttgttatttttaagaatatattttcaaaaataagaaaaaaaattataaaggaaatggaaaatatcaaaaaactgatttggttgttttcaatcaaaacacagtaaaaattgaaaatgtagaAAACGCAAACATTTTCCTTCTCACGCACTCTCTCTTGGCATGGAAGGGTAGTGGCAGGCGTTTTCTcgtttcttccatttctttcctaCCATTTCTTCTGCCTCCATGCCCAAAATATGTATTATggtttttgttattaattttttttttcaatgatatttttaaaattttggataaattttttcttttgctattttatgatttataattttttttaatattatgttgtggataatttaaatttcaaaattaatgtcaaattttaatttgtaagtaaaaataattttattataaaatcattaattaagtcaaattaaaaatgactttaaaaatactttataattttaatacattattatatatgattaaatcatcaattatttttggtattatattttaaattctttaaattaaacttataatttattaataaatatttataatttactttgaatcaaatttattgaataaaatattataaaataaattttctcaaaatctcaaaatgaatgcgtttttcaattttcaattttgagaaatattttatcagaatgaaaaaaaagaacgcgttttcattaatcccaaaataaacattcaaaacatgaaattaaaaataaattcaaaactcaaaacttaaacacgaagagaacaccaccttatattttatcaactcagtttctaaatttttttgaaaagactaattcaaaaaaaaaaaaaaaaaagttcaagagGTATTCAACCTAAAGGTTGAAGTTTATGAGGTGTTTAGATCAAAAACTCCAAATTTAAGAGATATACTATCAATGATAGTgcttgttaactaagatataagttaaaaaaaaataaaatataaaaagtatttcaaacaaaagtatttttcattatgtttatcaaatttatttaataatccttaaaaaataagtcatatgacttattatttaaaattttttagataaagttatctcttctctttcaggtaaatttatttagacctcacagataaaaaatatatatatgtctccaatgcattttaaaaaaaaataacaaataattttataaaaattttaaaatatttttatttttatctaaattattttatatcttaatttaaaaaatactttaatcttattttaatacaattttatgtcaattattttaacaaacttAACTAAGTCAAATAGCAATCAAATAGCAACGTTTAGGAATATCAAAGTAACGTCCAGAGACCTTGGGATCTGAAAACTGTGGGACTGCTTATAAAAGAGGCCACGTAGAGACCCTCATATACACAGCTTCTCTCTAGCTCCGTATATCCAAAGAATCAATTTTCGCCGGAAACCACCGTCATCTCAGGCCGCCACCATGGCGGGGCAGTCCCGGAAGTGGATGATCCTGGTGGCCACCATATGGATCCAGGCCTTCACCGGCACTAACTTCGACTTCTCTGCCTACTCGTCGCGGCTGAAGGCGGTGCTCGGCGTCTCCCAGGTGCAGCTCAACTACCTCGCCGTCGCCTCCGACCTCGGCAAGGTCTTGGGCTGGTCCTCCGGCCTCGCCTCCATCTATCTTCCCTTGTGGTCCGTCATGTTCCTCGCCGCCTTCATGGGTCTCTTCGGCTATGGCGTCCAGTGGCTTGTCATAAGGGAAGTCCTCGTCTTGCCCTACTTCCTggtaaaaaaatttacacacaGTTCAAAGATTCTGGCTATGGGATTGTGGCGTATACTTTGAATATACATTCACAataattgtattattttaaGATGGGCTACTCACAAGCTTGAGTGGCTGAGTTGTCATTTTCTTTTCGATGAACTTAATTTGGATGAAGTGGTAGCTCTGTGAACTTAAATACGGGCATGGCCGGATGGTGTTTCTCCTTCACTTTCCAAAGCTGAGGTCTCTGAGGTACGGTTACCTGTGGCCCTAAAAAGACAAGAGTTGTATTTGAAATGGGTAAAGACCAAAGAGCACTTGGTCTCCAGGAAACTTCCGGGGTCTTTCCAACTCAGAATCCCTAATTAGATCTCATCGGTCCACGCTTGTGATTTGCTGTTCCCTCTGTTTCAAACTAACAGTccagaattaattaatttaccaaGAAAAGGTTGCACATTTTCATCTTTGTACCAAACCGAGTGCATCCTCTTGCTGGCAATGCTGTCATTTTCTCTAGAATCCAAGAACAGTACTTCCAATCCCGAAATCCCAGTATGCTCGATCTCACGTATCATTAAGATCTCTACAGTGCTCGTAACTCTCCGCATTCTAAATAATCAGATATCGGAGTTTAGGTCCTGAGAAATTATAGGTTTGAaattgagttgagttgagtATATAACTATGGATAATGCTATTCGGCCCGAAGTGGTGTATATAACTATAGGTTTGAAATTGGATTGGGTATATAACTATTACATGTGTCGTCCATTGAGTTGAGTTTATCGAAATTGAATTCAATTCAATCTTATGACCATCGTCAATTATTTTGACAGGTATTTCTCCTGTGCTTGCTAGCTGGATGCAGCATCTGCTGGTTCAACACAGTCTGCTTCATCCTCTGCAATCGAAATTTTCCGTCCAATCGGCCACTGGCAATCTCCCTTACGGTGAGCTTCAATGGCGTCAGCGCCGCCCTCTACGCCCTGGCCGCCAACGCGATCGACCCATCTTCCCAACCCCTCTACCTCCTTCTCAACGCCGTCGTCCCCCTCATCACCTCCTTCGCCGCCTTGGTCCCCATTATCCGGCAACCGCCGGTGGAGCCCCTCCCCCTGCCCGCCATCCGCCGGGACTCCGTCATCTTCCTCATCCTCAACCTCATCGCCATCGCCACCGGCGTCTACCTCGTCCTCCTCAGCTCCTCTGACAAGGCCTGTGCCCGCCTCCTCTTCGCCGGCGCTGTCTTCCTCCTCGTCCTCCCCTTGGGCATCCCCGGGGTTCTCTACGCCCGGGAGTGGTTCTTTCTCCAGACCCACTCCAGCTTCCGGCTCGAAGGCTCCGGCTTCCTTCTCGTCGACGTCGAAGACCTTGAGCTCCACAAGGCGCTCATCAGCAGGCAGAGTAGTTTGGCCGACGAAGTGAATCGACTCATAGATTCTGACAACTCCATAACCAGGCAGGATACTGGGTCTAATTACAGTGGCTGCTGCGAGACTATAATGGCGAAAGATAGATTGGTGATGCTCGGAGAAGAGCATAGTGCTGAGAAGCTGGTTCGAAGGGTGGATTTTTGGCTCTATTATGTTGCGTATTTCTGTGGAGGCACAATCGGATTGGTTTACAGCAACAATCTGGGGCAGATTGCTCAATCGCTTGGACAAGGCTCGAAGACTTCGACTCTAATCACATTGTATTCgtccttctccttcttcggCCGGCTGCTATCCGCCGGCCCGGACTTCCTGCGCGTGTAAGTAATCCCATCTTAATTAATTGCTTAGAACCGACCGTAATTTGCCCCTCTTATCATTAATAGAACAGAAATCTTTAAATGCGGGCGCCATATTTGGATGCAGGAAGGTTTATTTTGCGAGAACGGGGTGGTTGACCATTGCGTTGCTGCCGACAACAATCGCTTTCTTCTTGCTGGCTGCGTTCGGCAGTGCGGCAGTGCTGCATCTAGGCACGGCATTGGTGGGCCTGAGCTCCGGTTTCATATTTGCGGCGGCCGTTTCGGTGACGTCGGAGCTGTTCGGCCCCAACAGCGTCGGCGTCAACCACAACATCCTCATCACCAACATCCCGATGGGATCGCTGCTCTACGGCCTGCTCGCCGCCATTGTTTACGATGCCAACATCTCAGGCGTCAGAAACTGGGCGTCGACCGAAACGGTGTGCATCGGGGAAAGATGCTATTTCTTGACGTTTCTGTGCTGGGGATGCATCTCTGTGGTGGGCCTGGCCGCGAGCACGTTGCTGTTCTTGAGAACTCGGCCGGTGTATGACCGGTTTGAGAAGGATCGGAGATCAACGCTATCTTCGTTTAATTAGAGCCCTACAAATGAGTGCTCGAATACGTGAATCATATTGTACAGCTTATTTAATGGAGCTTCCAgttttatagttttttatttttttatattttgttctagtgtttatcaattaaaatataaattaaaaaaaataaatttttattatttttactatatttgttaaatttatttgactactCT contains the following coding sequences:
- the LOC127813481 gene encoding protein NUCLEAR FUSION DEFECTIVE 4-like isoform X1, whose protein sequence is MAGQSRKWMILVATIWIQAFTGTNFDFSAYSSRLKAVLGVSQVQLNYLAVASDLGKVLGWSSGLASIYLPLWSVMFLAAFMGLFGYGVQWLVIREVLVLPYFLVFLLCLLAGCSICWFNTVCFILCNRNFPSNRPLAISLTVSFNGVSAALYALAANAIDPSSQPLYLLLNAVVPLITSFAALVPIIRQPPVEPLPLPAIRRDSVIFLILNLIAIATGVYLVLLSSSDKACARLLFAGAVFLLVLPLGIPGVLYAREWFFLQTHSSFRLEGSGFLLVDVEDLELHKALISRQSSLADEVNRLIDSDNSITRQDTGSNYSGCCETIMAKDRLVMLGEEHSAEKLVRRVDFWLYYVAYFCGGTIGLVYSNNLGQIAQSLGQGSKTSTLITLYSSFSFFGRLLSAGPDFLRVKVYFARTGWLTIALLPTTIAFFLLAAFGSAAVLHLGTALVGLSSGFIFAAAVSVTSELFGPNSVGVNHNILITNIPMGSLLYGLLAAIVYDANISGVRNWASTETVCIGERCYFLTFLCWGCISVVGLAASTLLFLRTRPVYDRFEKDRRSTLSSFN
- the LOC127813481 gene encoding protein NUCLEAR FUSION DEFECTIVE 4-like isoform X2 encodes the protein MDNAIRPEVVYITIGLKLDWVFLLCLLAGCSICWFNTVCFILCNRNFPSNRPLAISLTVSFNGVSAALYALAANAIDPSSQPLYLLLNAVVPLITSFAALVPIIRQPPVEPLPLPAIRRDSVIFLILNLIAIATGVYLVLLSSSDKACARLLFAGAVFLLVLPLGIPGVLYAREWFFLQTHSSFRLEGSGFLLVDVEDLELHKALISRQSSLADEVNRLIDSDNSITRQDTGSNYSGCCETIMAKDRLVMLGEEHSAEKLVRRVDFWLYYVAYFCGGTIGLVYSNNLGQIAQSLGQGSKTSTLITLYSSFSFFGRLLSAGPDFLRVKVYFARTGWLTIALLPTTIAFFLLAAFGSAAVLHLGTALVGLSSGFIFAAAVSVTSELFGPNSVGVNHNILITNIPMGSLLYGLLAAIVYDANISGVRNWASTETVCIGERCYFLTFLCWGCISVVGLAASTLLFLRTRPVYDRFEKDRRSTLSSFN